A stretch of Eleutherodactylus coqui strain aEleCoq1 chromosome 2, aEleCoq1.hap1, whole genome shotgun sequence DNA encodes these proteins:
- the RNASEK gene encoding ribonuclease kappa → MVSLLCCGPKLAACGIVLSVWGVIMLVLLGIFFNVHSAVLIEDVPFEEKDLFDDPKPPTKLYALYEQVSYNCFIAAAIYVLLGGFSFCQVRLNKKKEYMVR, encoded by the exons ATGGTGTCTCTGCTGTGCTGCGGGCCCAAGCTGGCCGCCTGCGGGATCGTGCTGAGCGTGTGGGGCGTCATCATGCTG GTGCTCCTTGGAATCTTCTTTAACGTCCATTCTGCCGTCCTGATTGAAGACGTTCCGTTCGAAGAGAAGGACCTGTTTGATGA CCCCAAGCCCCCCACCAAGCTGTACGCCCTCTACGAGCAGGTCTCCTATAACTGCTTCATCGCTGCCGCCATCTACGTCctcctgggcggcttctccttcTGCCAGGTGCGGCTGAACAAGAAGAAGGAGTACATGGTGCGCTGA